The region agcaagcgctttACTACCCCACCACTAAGTTGATTAAATAAATAGGTTTTTAGTTAATTGCGTTTAACCCTTTAACAgtcccatgtttttttaaaaatatgatcgCTATTAgtccagcttttttttttttttttttgaagtgttCTCTAAATGTCccgtgtttttaaaatcattgtgtttttaaaatcattgtgtttttttactaatagaataaaaaaagttttttactatttttaacattattaaaacactgcaaaatgttattattcaagtttaagaatatataaatcatactacataaacataaaattttaaaaaatttattcactaatattctctttttatatgataaatgGAAAAGCATGGAGCTGCGCAAAGTCCTACATCACATTCTACACATTCATATCTTGAATCTTATTGAATTTTGtgtttgtaatataaaatatttttattttcaataatcatTCATCAAGTATATCTTTTCATTATTGATTTATCAAATGTATAATTTTCTATCTTTTCTTgagtaaatatttactttttgataattatttttgcactGAAAGAACTTCCTTAtttgtcatatttaaaattaaaataacacatGTAAAAGTGAATTAATGAAGCAAAAGCTCTGTAATTATGTGGTAATAAATTTTGTGACAAGTAGACATATAATTACTGATAAACAAGAAGGAAATATTAGGAGATGCATTAAGCTGTAATATTACAGCATGGATATTTGGGAACCActtttagtttttgtaattatacggcATGGACATTTGGAAACCACCTTGAGTTTGCATAATAATACGGCATGTACTGTTGACAGGTtatattagttttgaaaaaaattaatatagtattaactacaatttttaatagttgGAAGGACAAGTAACAAATGTCTTACTACAAAATCTTCAAAGATTGGATGAAAGACAAAAAGAAGATTTTGATGGTGTACATCATactttaggtttttttattttttattcagtttttaatttattttttttttacattattgtttgtttgcattaatgtttgttttattattacatacattaatgtttgtttgcaacttattattattaatgtttgctttattaattacatacattattgtttgtttacaactttttcaGTATTTTAAGTTTCCAGTAGGTTTATAAGAAACAGAAGCAAACATTGGAtgataaattattagtttttaaaatctattcaaTATTTCTATTAAATGTAGAAATAGATTTGTATGTGAAATAATGCTTAACAATAATTccagaatattaaaaatgtaacctTATAAAGTACATAACTAAAAAATGTCATGTAATTTgtccaaacttttttatttttgttcttgtaATGGTTCTCCCACAGTCAGCCCACagatattgattaaaaaaaaaactttttttatagaactaattatttatatatggtTATACATGATCAGATAAATTAAATCAACATgcttataaatgtaatataaagaAACTGTATTCCTAGTTATGTTTGATGCTAATATTCTCTGGTCATAATACACTCCTTGCATTGAGTTTTATCTACACAAATGAGGAAATGACATTTAAAAGATATGAGCTATGTTTCACACATTGACTTTCATTATATAATCCTATTTTGAACATTGGATTTGggtatttaatagattttttatattatatatatatataaaataagatttttaagttACTACAGAAAGCTTTAGTACACCTGAATTACTCacctctttttgttttatagacCCCGGCCTAAAAAGCTTATGCAGAAATCTGGCATGTTTTATTATAGAAGggcttatttgtaaaaaaaatattttactagattcttaaaatgatcaaaaagtaTGATTTTCGGTCAGTTTGTTTTCAAGTTCCGcaaattaaattctttatctatttatttggtttaaagTGTTGACCTTTGATAAAACCATCATCATTATATTAgtattcattattatattagtatTCTTCGTAATTAAATATAACtcttataaataatgaaaattataccaaaaacatagtagatatatatatatatatatatatatatatatgtgtgtgtgtgtgtgtgtgtatgtatatatatatatatatatatatatatatatatatatatatatatatatatatatatatatatatatatatatatatatatatataatttagtaaaaatacttatctaatTATCTTCAACAAgttgtttctccatcagttgGCTCATCAGGAAGCTTCTTGATGAGCCTACTGATGGCAAAACAACTTGTTGAAAATAATTAGattagtgtttttactaatttattaagttctttaagaacagtgcactctatttgtagaatacacaaacacaatttatatatttatatatatatatatatatatatatatatatatatatatatatatatatataatttattaaaaaattatctaaaataattttccttACAGGCTTGATTATGGTTTATCCgtcaatgtttttttagtttatatacagttataaatgcattaagcactttcgTATATTAATgtaacagaattaaaaaaattttgcaacaggatcaaaaaaatttattgatttgaaaCTATAAATAAGTAAGCAAGTTAAGtgtaaaacaaacataaaaagtaacttaaatcatatttgataaaatgaattttcatttctttaacATTGTTTggaagtttaaatttaatttaatttaaaaaatttgaatcaaaaatttttttttaaattttttttatttaatattttttgaatttaaaagttttttaaacagaaactggaaaaatatttatctgttttttttatcaaaaaaacagataaatattttttaaagcaattaataGTGATGTACAGATTAATCGGCATTGGTATCGACTTAATCTGCCACTTATTTGCacaatcttcttttttaaacaatggttgttatcaaaagtcttttttttattgattcagTGATTTTCTAACTGattgcttttttcaaaaaaattgaaattttatgaaaatagttGTTATaggtatactttttattttggagacaaaattatataattaaatatatgcttttgataatatattctaaGAAGAAGTtgcaattaatattttgtaagttGTTAGTTAACAGAAAGCAAAGAAGAAAGTTAAATTAGAAGAAAACCATATACCAAAGTATATGGTTGTCTCATCTAGCAAATGGAACCACTTTGGGGGCAAGACTATTGGGAAGAACATTAATATAGATGAGAAACAACACAGGTATGAAGATGATCATCATCCAaagcaggaaacaatgtaacgcTGGTTTAAATCTATGTCAGtcttttgttgaaaaaagagTGCAAGGCTTATTCCTtttaaaaatctcaattttttaaaggaataagTTCTCACTAAATATAtacatcaaaatcttttttttgtgttaatttaaatgttataatgagTTATAGTAAGCAAGTAaggtgtgtttttttttaattgtttttttacaaaatttaagtgtttaaaatGGGTTTTTCCTTAACTATGCCAATATGTTAAAGTTGATTTCATCCAtcttcaaaataatataaatactgaCAATGATATCAtaagaaatatttcatttagTAAAGAAGTTTTTTGTAAAGCTGTACACCAAAAAGAAACACAAAATCATGCGCTTGTagcattaactttatttttatttaaaatattttgatttaaactgCTTACATTCATTTTCAGAACAAACATAACAAGGGTTTGGtgaattttattgattaaaatttttcactaattttttaacaaattaatttaaagttgagtaatttaattcattcaaaattaagttgataatatttatattgttctGTGTAATTGAATCCTTCACAgtgattgatatatatatatatatatatatatatatatatatatatatatatatatatatatatatatatatatatatatatatatatatatatatatatatatatatacaggggctattctaggaaaaaatttGGCCAGCGTACCTGCCGTGGTGGCGCCTTTCCGTAAAGAAATTTGCCATAAGTAAgcatttttttgccaaaaagatatatatatatttgctgttttaaaaaaaaaaaaaaggttcttgatttttgaattttggGCCTAAATTCCAAAATTGAGGACCGCTGTAAGCCTTTCCATAAGGAAATTTGCCATAAGTaagcattttttgcaaaaaaaaagaaaaaaaaaagatatttgctgtttaaaaaaaaaaaaaaaggttcttgatttttgaattttggGCCCAAATTCCAAAATTGAGGACCGCTGTCgaaaacagtctagaatagcccctgatatatatatatatatatatatatatatatatatatatatatatatatatatatatatatatatatatatatatatatatatatatatacacacacacactacCATTCATAATTCTTCAAAagtcataaacttttttttaaaaatgctttggtttaataatttttttttatgcttattttattagataatttaataaacataaaaatactttgataaaaatcataaaaataataaaaatgagcaaactacataaaaaagaataatggtAATATTAAGGTTTAAAATCtctaaatgaactttttttcttcgGAAAATTTATCggcaaaaatactatttttaaacccttgtcattaaaaaaacaagaaaattggGTCTCATATTTCATGAGGCTCTTAAGGGCTCAGAATAGACCCTACTGGACTGTGACTTTATCACTTATGTTACATGCTACTTATACATTATTTTCAGCTGTGATTGAGAATCTTGCAGAATTTCATCCTGATGTTTGTATTACAGCTGGTCAGCAAGGTTTACTTACATGGCTTTTAAAGCGActgaaggtaaaaataactaacctagttattttttctaaatttgttttaaagtgcATACTTGAATGTCTTTGTCCTAagaaataaatgcaaatttttattttatctaaagaaaaatttttgacaaCAAGTTGTATGCTAGtgaaataattatgttttgtactttttattttatctagaGAAAAGTTTTTGACAATAACAAGTTGTACGCTAGTGAAATAATTGCAATTATGTTGCAAAATCATGAaggtgattttaaatttttatgctttttttaagtctattattattttatgttgttattttaagcatattttCAGAAAACCGTCAGCTTTTGGGTGAATCTAATGGTGTCGACAGCCTTTTACAAGCTCTTGCAGtacacttttttattgtttttattatatgtgcttaattttttcaatgcaTTTGCATTTATAATGCATGAATCGGATCAGGTTAGTGTAAATTACATATTAAGAAATCTACACTAACTTGGTCCACATTATACTGCACATTACactgtatatacaaataaaaacatttttaggcTTATAAAGGTCATAATCCTAATAACCAAGAAGAAACTGAATATATGGAGAATTTATTTAGCTGTTTATGCTCATCTTTACTATTCCCACCTAACAAAGATTTATTCTTAAAAGGCGAAGGTCTTCAGCTTATGATTCTTATGCTTAGGTATGCAAATGAAGTATTTTCtgattagttattttaaatattttaaattagtcattagtttttgtttttttttttattgttgttgttatttagagaaaaaaagatGAGTAGAACAAGTGCTCTAAAAGTACTGGCCTACACAATGACTGGTGAAAATGGTGGAGAAAATTGTAACAAGTTTGTTGATATATTAGGTTTAAGATGTGTTTTTCCTCTATTTATGAAGGtgagatttttttgttgttaataacTCTTACTTAAACTATCTGATAGTTTTATAGAATATTTAGATGTGTCAGATCATGCtttgttaacaagttttttagTGATAATTTGACAGTGTATTTTCCTTGCATGAAAAGAATTGAATATCGCAcaataattaaattctttttttttggaagttgcaaatacaaaataaagtataattattaaaaatataattaaaaaggatTCACTAGTtagtagttaaaattttataaaatatattctcatatctataaaaaaactaacattttctttttgaaaaaattatgaaaagttcattttttaattgtttttaaatatattttttcttctgttaacacaagaaaaaatatatataatagattgtttttttttaataggttattaataaatttagatgTTTTCTCATATACTGTAGTGTATATAATatgattcaaaatttatatttttaaaatattaactaacaTGCTTGGGTTCCAATGTATTTGGGTATGGGGAGTTCtgttaacaatttttcaaaatagttagCATTAGGTAATATTAGCATTTAGCATTAGGGGAACAGGATTTAAAGTTACTGTTTTCtcaattttaatgaaaatcttttttaaaattaaggtttaatttaaaattatttcagaaaaatataattaaaatgttttagaaaattgtattaaaattttataaagtgtgTATAACAGTTAAAGTTATCATTAACAACCTTTCCCTAATTCAAAGCTCCTAAAACAGGAATATATAAAGACAGCTGATGCTTCCCTCTCTGTCATTAGTTGGTATTGTAAGATCGAGATATATTATGATTactttatattcatatatgtgtatatataatgcccacacacacacacacacacacacacacacacacacacacacacacacacacacacacacacacacacacacacacacacacataaatatatatatatatataatttcactaGCATTCTAGAAAATTATTGAGCACCActtgttttacaaattaaaatttttataaatacttatgaaTTAAATGAATGGGTGTAAATATATCAATGAAAGGAATTTGCTAAAgtacattatttaattttaaagccaccaaaaagaaacaagaaaacTGGCAATAGCAAAGAAGAGTGTGAAGGtacttataaatatatgctttttttattattatcattaaagtaaataaaataaaattgtagttaaagaaaaattgtcATTAACATATGCACATAAAAACaacttgttaaaatatatatatattttttttttgttcaaactcatcattttcaaaatttaaaaagtttcttgacTATTGTCATTAGTTAAACTTGGAAAACACCATTATGTTGTATGCAGATtactattaattaatatttttgtttaatatttattgtataaattgCAAGTATATTTTTTGCAGAGCATACTTGTAGCATTATTGCTTCATTATTCAGACATTTGACTGGTTCTAATCGATCTCGCTTAGTTCAAAAGTTTGTTGAAGAAGACCATATCaaagtatttgaatttttttataaattttgttttaaatggtttatgTTCTTTGAATAAAAGTTGTTGATTGACCTAGTTGGACCGTCTCATGGAACTTTATTTCAAGTATCAACGTAGAGTCCAGGATGCAGATGCAAGAATTGAACGAGAAAAAGAtgtgaatatatttattttttgtttaaaatttttttaaatttcaaaacaaacaaaaaaatcatatcaaattattaaaaatgttactttgTTTGAAATCAggaaaagaaaactattttcaaaatgttttggaaattttttttaaggactTAGAAGAACAAGGTGAGCTTATAGATGAAGCAATGGAagatatgttttatttaaaaagacttgATGCAGGACTTTTCATTTTGCAATTGATTGTGTGTATAATGCTAGAAGCATGTTGCTCTGGTGTTGCCTCAGTAAGTTAACAGATTCTTACTCTAAATATAAATCATAGCTAAAGCTgccattaatttattttttgattatttaatttatatatgaccttttgttattatattattattatatactatattttgtattgttttaacattagataaaacaaaGAGTTATAACCTTAATGAGTCAACATGGAGGCTCAATGAAGCAAATTAAGCAGGTCATGAGaggtaaacttttatttttatatcaatgtttaaaattttgagtttttaatcaagtttgtaagaagaaaaaaaaactttagatcaAATTCTATTAATTCTTAGGACTATAAattctaataattctttttattttattattccttgttaatctaattaaaatttaaagtgcAACATTGTATTTTAGAATATGCTGGACACATTGGTGATACGACTACTAATGAAAGTGCTGAGATGGAAAGGAGGCGCTTGCTTTCTTTGGTTGATCGcttttagtttcttttaataaaatgaagcAATCTTTGTTTATACTGTTAAAActtgatgtttttattatatatagataaaaatatcaaaataaatatcaattaaacTGTACAATGTAGAATTTATAACAACTAAGTTAttggattttatatatatttttctttttttgttgtgtttaaagttttaaaagttatacataagtaatttagtattaaaagttttttttttttaatatgttgttTTGGCCATTTAAACCgtatttttattaccttttaaatgttatattatctGTTATTAtcctttatatattaatttggattgtgtattttttaaatattatctgcTAACTTCAAGACTACTTTATTAATATGGCAACTGTTATGCTCTCTGAAGAAGAGAAGTATTTTATTGTGTCAGGGATAGAAGAAGATTTTAGAACAGATGGACGATCTTGCAATGATTATAGAGCAATTACAGTGCAGACTGGAGTTATATCTAATACCAGTGGATCTGTCCAAGTAAAATTagtaagaatttttatctttatgttttaagtagaaaaaataaaacttttaatatgatttgtaatatatttctgttttgttcatcttttttttttgtattttagttttatttctttaaaattatgatcaatttttttaaaacttctgaaAATTAGGAAAGTAATGGTTTGAATAAACATAAACCAATAAATTATTAGTGCTTTGATTTGTTTTCAGGCTGGTACAAATGTTTTGATTGGTGTGAAAGCAGAGATAAGTGAACCACTTCTATCTAAGCCTAACTTAGGAAAAGTAGAATTTTTTGTGGATTGgtaataaatacttttgaattgaatgatattttattgcatgcataattatattcttttattttttattttaactctttttttaataaatttaaatttttcttatacatataaagcaaaatatttgaGTATacacaactataaaaaaaaactatttcttaaaaCCTTTTACTAAAAAGATAAGAAACCTTTTTATCATCTGTAACTAATAATATTCAACTGAGGATTTTGTAGCGCTTAATTTTTCTTTACGTGTAAGGACATGACTATAAATTCTCATCTAggtattttgtttttcagtgtaaaaacaaaataaattttttttattattaacattaaacaaATTGTCCGTGATCAATATGTTGAAGATAGAATTTCTgaaacaaaaaaccaaatccAAAGATCTGCGCTTTTTCTCTTATGTATTTGATTTCAATATCTGTTTAATGTATCCAATTTctgttaactaatttttaaaatctaaaatttcttataaacataaacaatattgtatgataaacataaacaatattcTAGTTTCACATTAAAAACGATAGTCTTTAATAATGCGTAAACACAGATATCTTTTAgtgaaattaaatataatttatatacaaactatattccctaaatattttcaattatgttTCTATATAAATACAGCTATTTACACATAACTATATCATGACACTAATAGGTCATTTACTATAAGCATGTCATGGGTAAAACTACtcataatgaatttttttagaaacaaagtttttctatatgacttttaattaaataatgtgtttatatatatatatatatatatatatatatatatatatatatatatatatatatatatatatatatatatatatatatatatatatatatatatatatatatatgtatatgtatatatatatgtatatatatatatatgtatgtatgtatgtatgtatatgtatgtatatgtatatataatatatagatatattatatattacagatatttgttatacttttttttaatttggtttgcAATGAAAGTCAAGAGCATTGcttgttgaatttttttgttttatttcttcaatCACTTTTCGAAGTGAATTGTTTGTTGAAGTGAATcatgtttaatagtttgtttaaaaaacataaaagtacaAGTAGTTCTTTCAGTAAGTTTTGATGTATTCTTTCAAAAGTAAATCCTCTTATTTTAACCCATCTAGATGGTTTAGAATAAGAGGCTTTAATTTTGAAGGGATAaacatgtaaatattttgatcaaatttctaattaaaaagcAGAATGTGAAATATGCAAAACAAAGATTTCAAACAGCAATGATAAATACTTTACTGGAACAATGATAAACCACATAAAAGTGATTTATGGAATAATAAGTCAAGTCATGAAAATGGTGATAATGGTAAGCcagtgatgaaaaaaaaatatattgtttgatTTCATGACCTGTTGTAACCAACAAGAAATAGTGACTAAACTAGCTGTTGTCAGAATTTCGAAATCAGAATGTTTCAGAGTTTCAGCAATTACGAGATTTTATACAAGAGTTGATAGCAAAATGTACCAAAAATCTGCCAAAAAATGAACCTGGAGTTATGGGACTTattcataaaagttataaagaaaacaGGCTCAGCTAAGTACTATGTTGATTGAAAAGCTGAAGATTAAGTATAACGCTATTGGTGTTATACTTAATGTGTAGTGGTGTTATACTTAATGTGTAGTGGTGTTATACTTAATGTGTAATGGacaattatttagataatacactgttttaatatcaatttttaaactgCTAAAGAAAAAGAACCATATAATCTTTAATTAGGGAAATTTTTTAGATCTTTCTCTGCCTCGATTCTTTGTGAATCTAGTTAAAACTCATTTagaaaacttttctaaaatatttcttcTGA is a window of Hydra vulgaris chromosome 15, alternate assembly HydraT2T_AEP DNA encoding:
- the LOC136092476 gene encoding beta-catenin-like protein 1 — protein: MDVGELLKYQPQKGAKRRVPDQFERRPKAKRISNNEEEPETYQFKKILKKGTSSEPKKVSTPAPSTQANKDVSTVKPVKDSPIIKSVKVGMTDDEKEKLLSMVENDDEGEAINESTIKKYILTFEKKVTKNQEMRIKFPDQPPKFMESEMELHDEIQKLHVLATVPEYYETFIKLNAVSTVLGLLNHPNTDIAIAVVHLLQELTDTDTLQDSEEEAMFLVDALLEGQVTNVLLQNLQRLDERQKEDFDGVHHTLAVIENLAEFHPDVCITAGQQGLLTWLLKRLKRKVFDNNKLYASEIIAIMLQNHEENRQLLGESNGVDSLLQALAAYKGHNPNNQEETEYMENLFSCLCSSLLFPPNKDLFLKGEGLQLMILMLREKKMSRTSALKVLAYTMTGENGGENCNKFVDILGLRCVFPLFMKPPKRNKKTGNSKEECEEHTCSIIASLFRHLTGSNRSRLVQKFVEEDHIKLDRLMELYFKYQRRVQDADARIEREKDDLEEQGELIDEAMEDMFYLKRLDAGLFILQLIVCIMLEACCSGVASIKQRVITLMSQHGGSMKQIKQVMREYAGHIGDTTTNESAEMERRRLLSLVDRF